From one Gopherus flavomarginatus isolate rGopFla2 chromosome 1 unlocalized genomic scaffold, rGopFla2.mat.asm SUPER_1_unloc_2, whole genome shotgun sequence genomic stretch:
- the LOC127040840 gene encoding olfactory receptor 51G2-like, whose amino-acid sequence MSAANDTKLNSAVFLLTGIHGQEDIHLWISIPFCLVYVISIVGNSVILFIIKTDPSLHEPMYIFLSMLAVTDLGLSISSMPTTLGIFLFNSREISLNACFAQLFFIHVLKLIESSVLLLMAFDRYIAICNPLRYASILTLPRIAKMGLVCVLRGVALILPIPFLLQRFQYFRANVLSHSYCLHQEVMKKTCLDIRVNSIYGLSVAIFTVWVDSLLIFLSYVMTLKTVLSITSHAKCLRALNTCVSHLCAILLFYTPVIALPVMHRFGEGSSPLLQILLGYIYVLVPPVMNPIVYSMKSKHLRARIIRVFIK is encoded by the coding sequence ATGTCAGCTGCAAATGACACCAAATTGAACTCTGCAGTGTTCCTGCTCACCGGGATACATGGGCAGGAAGACATCCATCTCTGGATCTCTATCCCCTTCTGCTTAGTGTATGTTATTTCAatagtaggaaattcagtcattctcttcattataaaaacagatccaagcctccatgagcccatgtacatttTCCTCTCCATGTTGGCTGTCACAGATCTTGGCTTGTCGATATCCAGCATGCCGACGACACTGGGTATATTCTTGTTTAACTCTAGAGAGATCAGCCTCAATGCCTGTTTTGCCCAGCTGTTCTTCATTCACGTGCTTAAATTAATTGAATCCtctgtgctcttgttgatggCCTTTGACCGCTATATTGCGATCTGTAACCCACTGAGATATGCCTCCATCTTAACTCTGCCGAGAATAGCCAagatgggactggtgtgtgtgctaAGAGGGGTGGCTCTAATACTCCcaatcccttttctccttcaacgGTTTCAATATTTTCGAGCCAATGTCCTCTCCCATTCCTACTGCCTGCACCAAGAGGTCATGAAGAAGACTTGTTTGGATATCAGAGTGAACAGCATCTATGGCTTGTCGGTTGCAATCTTTACAGTGTGGGTGGACTCACTGCTCATCTTTCTCTCTTATGTGATGACCCTCAAGACAGTGCTGAGCATCACGTCCCATGCAAAGTGTCTTAGGGCTCTGAACACCTGCGTCTCTCACCTCTGCGCTATCCTGCTCTTCTACACGCCAGTGATCGCCCTCCCTGTGATGCACAGATTTGGGGAGGGGTCTTCTCCTTTGCTTCAGATTCTCCTGGGCTATATCTATGTTCTCGTCCCACCCGTGATGAATCCAATTGTATACAGCATGAAAAGCAAACACCTTCGTGCGAGGATAATCAGGGTGTTCATCAAGTGA
- the LOC127040839 gene encoding olfactory receptor 51G2-like — MSAVNDTKFNSAVFLLTGFPGEEDVHLWISIPFCLMYVISIVGNSVILFIIKTDPTLHEPMYIFLSMLATTDLALSISTMPTTLGIFFFNSREISFDACFAQLFFIHLLECIESSVLLLMAFDRFIAIRNPLRYASILTLPRIGKMGLVCVLRGVAVILPLPFLLQRFQYCRSNVLSHCYCINQDVMKMACSDIRVNSIYGLSIALLTVGLDSLLIFLSYVMILKTVLSITTQVECLRALNTCISHLCAILLFYVPMIGLSMVHRFGEDSSHLLQILLGYVYLLIPPLMNPIVYSVKSKHLRERIIRVFIK; from the coding sequence ATGTCAGCTGTCAATGACACCAAATTCAACTCTGCAGTGTTCCTTCTCACCGGGTTCCCAGGTGAGGAAGACGTCCATCTCTGGATTTCTATCCCCTTCTGCTTAATGTATGTTATTTCGatagtaggaaattcagtcattctgttcattataaaaacagatccaaccctccatgagcccatgtacattttcctttccatgttggccaCCACAGACCTTGCCTTATCGATATCCACCATGCCAACGACACTGGGTATATTCTTTTTTAACTCTAGGGAGATCAGCTTTGATGCCTGTTTtgcccagctgttcttcatccacttGCTCGAATGCATTGAATCCtctgtgctcttgttgatggCCTTTGACCGCTTCATTGCGATCCGTAACCCACTGAGATATGCCTCCATCTTAACTCTGCCGAGAATAGGCAagatgggactggtgtgtgtgctaAGAGGGGTGGCTGTAATTCTCCCGCTCCCTTTTCTTCTTCAACGGTTCCAATATTGTCGATCCAATGTCCTCTCCCATTGCTACTGCATAAACCAGGACGTCATGAAGATGGCTTGTTCGGATATCAGAGTAAACAGTATCTATGGCTTGTCGATTGCACTCTTGACAGTGGGGTTAGACTCGCTGCTCATCTTCCTCTCTTATGTGATGATCCTTAAAACAGTGCTGAGCATCACGACCCAAGTGGAGTGTCTTAGGGCCCTGAACACCtgcatctcccacctctgtgccatCCTGCTCTTCTATGTGCCAATGATCGGCCTTTCCATGGTACACAGATTCGGGGAGGACTCTTCTCACTTGCTTCAGATTCTCCTGGGCTACGTCTACCTGCTCATCCCACCTCTGATGAACCCAATTGTGTATAGTGTGAAAAGCAAACACCTTCGTGAGAGGATAATCAGGGTGTTCATCAAGTGA